One genomic window of Candidatus Zixiibacteriota bacterium includes the following:
- a CDS encoding ATP-dependent Clp protease ATP-binding subunit: protein MDIANYSSDSRAVIKSAREVAAAFRHPEIEIEHLLIAAIRHESSGVETILNQLGKNRAYLEAMVEEFIKEQPRKSTARDSLTIAPAVQDTLAQALEEKAKLYDALVEPEHIFIAILDPRSKLSPYLRDKIDISKEVIYKAIADSKSIQEIATTTGPSGVSGEAEGKREVAGTLRYCIDMTNQAAAGEFDPLIGREKEVQQLIQILLRRRKNSPVLVGGAGVGKSAIVEGFAQAIIAGKVPKTLLGVKVMSLDMGSLVAGAKYKGEFEERFKALVSEVVKSGGKTILFIDEIHTIASGGSGGGMDAANLIKPALARGQIRLIGATTEEEYIRHLEKDKALDRRFEKVKVAPPNFDEAVRIVKGVIPKYAEHHKITYTDEAVVASVKYAQRYLSERNLPDVAIDIVDEAASEFSVKEEFARVKIPALAAQIEEVQKLIQACEGKDPDKDKEDFDKLQIAYDDFTRNIESLKGHWGQRVESLTGAKK from the coding sequence ATGGATATCGCCAACTACTCGTCGGATTCAAGAGCTGTTATCAAGAGTGCCCGTGAGGTTGCCGCCGCTTTCCGTCATCCCGAAATCGAAATTGAGCATCTTCTCATCGCCGCCATCAGGCATGAGAGCTCCGGGGTGGAAACAATCCTTAATCAGTTGGGAAAGAACCGGGCATATCTAGAAGCAATGGTGGAAGAGTTTATCAAGGAACAGCCGCGGAAAAGCACGGCCAGAGATAGTCTGACCATCGCCCCGGCCGTCCAGGATACTCTTGCTCAGGCGCTCGAGGAAAAAGCCAAGCTATATGATGCTCTGGTGGAACCGGAACATATTTTTATTGCCATTCTTGACCCCCGGTCGAAATTGTCGCCATATCTCCGGGATAAAATCGATATCAGTAAAGAGGTTATTTATAAGGCGATCGCCGACAGCAAATCCATACAGGAAATTGCCACTACCACCGGGCCGTCTGGGGTATCGGGGGAAGCCGAGGGTAAAAGGGAAGTTGCCGGGACGCTTCGCTATTGCATTGATATGACCAATCAGGCGGCCGCCGGGGAATTCGATCCCCTGATCGGTCGCGAGAAAGAAGTTCAGCAGCTTATTCAGATACTGCTTCGCCGCCGCAAAAACAGCCCCGTTTTGGTTGGCGGCGCCGGAGTAGGCAAGAGCGCCATAGTCGAAGGGTTCGCCCAGGCGATAATTGCTGGAAAAGTCCCCAAAACCCTTTTGGGCGTCAAGGTTATGTCACTCGATATGGGTTCTCTGGTGGCCGGCGCCAAATATAAAGGCGAATTCGAAGAACGGTTCAAGGCTCTGGTCAGCGAGGTGGTTAAATCGGGCGGAAAGACCATCCTTTTCATCGATGAAATCCATACTATTGCCTCGGGTGGATCCGGGGGCGGCATGGATGCCGCCAATCTCATCAAACCGGCTCTCGCCCGCGGCCAGATTCGTCTCATCGGCGCCACAACCGAAGAGGAATACATTAGGCATCTTGAGAAAGACAAAGCCCTCGATCGCCGCTTTGAGAAGGTCAAAGTAGCCCCGCCCAATTTTGATGAAGCGGTTCGCATTGTCAAGGGCGTCATCCCCAAGTATGCCGAGCATCACAAGATAACCTATACCGATGAGGCAGTAGTGGCCTCGGTCAAGTATGCTCAGAGATATTTGAGTGAGCGAAATCTCCCCGATGTGGCCATCGATATTGTTGATGAAGCCGCCTCGGAATTCAGCGTCAAAGAAGAGTTTGCCAGGGTCAAGATTCCGGCATTGGCCGCACAGATTGAGGAAGTCCAGAAATTGATTCAGGCCTGCGAAGGTAAAGATCCTGATAAAGACAAGGAAGATTTTGACAAACTCCAGATCGCCTATGATGATTTCACGCGCAATATTGAAAGCCTTAAGGGTCACTGGGGGCAGCGGGTTGAATCTCTGACAGGAGCCAAAAAATGA
- a CDS encoding carboxypeptidase-like regulatory domain-containing protein, whose amino-acid sequence MPIKFTKAADSEHKEKLTSSLIAAAWRTGAAYAGEKAPFEVLTAFVGEGADISITGKSDNGKSLGKIKDKIKNNKFIGEFDIPDDIKLDDFVFFEVDLSKNGVKGDSNRIPVRPAIKVTNMKWSAKEARRGDTLTLSADIDQVKDGTEVMLTVYEYDRDSIHDKIVELPTAVQNKKIELLWEYEYHEDTDQIPTDEKMKKYGKNYNPPEYFFTIKVEGKEFGTKQESGILTFKDWLEIRVVDKVGRPLPDRDCTITLPDGTQKKGKTDANGYVRVTDVPPGECKVEFSEPQQQQQQSQQTGSN is encoded by the coding sequence GTGCCGATAAAATTCACTAAAGCAGCCGACTCTGAGCATAAAGAGAAATTGACGTCATCGCTGATTGCGGCCGCCTGGCGGACCGGCGCCGCCTATGCCGGCGAAAAAGCCCCTTTTGAAGTCCTGACCGCTTTTGTCGGCGAGGGAGCCGATATTTCTATCACCGGCAAGAGCGACAACGGGAAAAGCCTGGGTAAAATCAAAGATAAAATCAAGAATAATAAATTCATCGGTGAATTTGATATCCCCGATGATATCAAGCTTGATGATTTTGTCTTTTTCGAGGTCGATCTATCCAAGAATGGGGTGAAGGGTGATTCCAATCGAATACCGGTTCGCCCGGCGATTAAAGTCACTAACATGAAATGGAGCGCCAAGGAGGCACGAAGAGGAGATACCCTGACTCTCTCGGCCGACATCGACCAGGTTAAAGACGGCACCGAAGTCATGCTCACCGTCTATGAATATGACCGGGATAGCATTCATGACAAAATCGTCGAATTGCCGACCGCGGTTCAGAATAAAAAGATTGAACTCCTCTGGGAATATGAATATCACGAAGATACCGACCAGATACCGACCGACGAAAAAATGAAGAAATATGGCAAGAACTATAACCCCCCGGAATACTTTTTTACAATTAAGGTGGAAGGGAAGGAATTCGGCACCAAACAGGAGTCAGGGATTTTGACTTTCAAGGACTGGCTGGAAATTCGGGTGGTTGACAAGGTGGGGCGTCCCCTGCCCGACCGGGATTGCACGATCACGCTCCCTGACGGCACTCAGAAGAAGGGGAAAACCGACGCCAACGGGTATGTTCGGGTGACCGATGTTCCGCCCGGCGAATGCAAGGTGGAATTTTCAGAGCCTCAGCAACAACAACAGCAGAGCCAACAGACAGGTAGCAATTAG
- a CDS encoding serine/threonine-protein kinase has translation MPDNTGDSFRETSQPEGSNDPLGILGWVIGGKYKIRAYIGGGGFGEVYEGFNANLPEQRLVIKFFKRVQSRDKFAKEAKILCLLDHPNILRVIDYLPEEGALIVPFIDGRDGGKTLKESGPLRKDLYLRVARTMTDALAYAHDKKIAHRDLKPGNILIDKNEHIFLIDFGIAKEMGGSATKTAYVALTPLFAAPERQRGDQDYNPFLSDIYEMGVTLFNFATNEMPYRNPSNPNFQEWGGPAIKKLSPQLRRILRKATHPDPAERYQTAAQMAEEFRSLEQVYAHASKPRYLAIVGVILLIAVAAFVAKQMFTGSGTEPQVSQTTAQEKTKEAPKIPPPEEKQKQEITTPAKKTETPPATTTKTAEEKAVPVEKQEAAKTETPPVPQLPSLLVHVNPQYNVSLFVDGKERSPDRRLELTAGKHEVKIIHADFPIVIDTIDVTVDRSAEYNLTARYTGAPSVNFRVGISPSELADNILQVSFNGKKYQYKNEELPILDFRKIAGTWQFRFDILPSRGGTAPRIDSIVTFPYGDGPQVRWKGTGSTVNFGAGDWRDIESIDMLLFWSNR, from the coding sequence ATGCCTGACAATACCGGAGATTCTTTTCGAGAGACCTCCCAGCCCGAGGGAAGCAATGACCCTCTTGGGATTCTCGGCTGGGTAATCGGGGGTAAATACAAAATCCGCGCTTATATCGGCGGCGGAGGGTTTGGTGAGGTTTATGAGGGATTCAATGCCAATCTCCCCGAACAGCGTCTGGTCATAAAATTCTTTAAGAGAGTACAATCACGGGATAAATTCGCCAAGGAAGCCAAAATTCTCTGCCTTCTGGACCATCCCAATATTCTCCGCGTGATCGATTATCTTCCAGAGGAAGGGGCTTTGATTGTCCCCTTTATCGATGGCCGTGACGGGGGGAAAACGCTTAAGGAATCAGGCCCCCTGCGGAAGGATCTCTATCTGCGGGTGGCGCGCACCATGACCGATGCTCTGGCGTATGCCCATGATAAGAAGATTGCGCATCGCGACCTTAAACCGGGGAATATTCTGATCGACAAAAATGAGCATATTTTTCTGATCGATTTCGGTATTGCCAAAGAGATGGGCGGCTCGGCGACGAAAACGGCATATGTGGCGCTGACACCTCTCTTCGCGGCACCGGAAAGACAACGCGGGGATCAGGACTATAATCCATTTCTGAGCGACATATATGAGATGGGTGTGACTCTGTTCAATTTTGCGACCAACGAGATGCCGTATCGCAATCCAAGCAATCCCAACTTTCAGGAATGGGGAGGCCCCGCGATAAAAAAGCTCTCGCCGCAATTGCGACGCATTCTCCGCAAAGCAACTCATCCCGACCCGGCCGAAAGGTACCAGACCGCGGCCCAGATGGCCGAAGAGTTTCGCAGTCTGGAACAGGTCTATGCCCATGCCTCCAAGCCGCGCTATCTGGCCATAGTTGGGGTGATCTTGCTGATCGCGGTGGCGGCCTTTGTCGCCAAACAGATGTTTACCGGCAGCGGTACGGAGCCGCAGGTTTCCCAGACAACCGCCCAGGAAAAGACTAAAGAGGCTCCCAAAATTCCGCCGCCGGAAGAAAAACAGAAACAGGAAATCACGACCCCGGCAAAGAAGACTGAGACGCCTCCCGCGACAACCACCAAGACAGCGGAGGAGAAAGCCGTTCCGGTTGAAAAGCAGGAGGCGGCCAAAACTGAAACACCACCGGTTCCCCAGCTTCCCTCTCTGCTTGTGCATGTAAATCCACAATATAATGTTTCGCTTTTTGTGGACGGCAAGGAACGCAGTCCCGATCGGCGTCTTGAGCTGACCGCAGGAAAACATGAAGTGAAAATTATTCACGCTGACTTCCCAATCGTGATTGATACTATTGATGTTACCGTTGACCGCAGCGCCGAGTACAATCTGACCGCCCGCTATACCGGAGCCCCCAGCGTCAATTTCCGCGTCGGCATTTCACCTTCGGAACTGGCCGACAATATCCTGCAGGTGTCCTTCAATGGCAAGAAGTATCAGTACAAAAACGAGGAACTGCCGATTCTGGACTTCCGCAAAATTGCCGGCACCTGGCAGTTCCGGTTTGATATCTTACCTTCCCGCGGGGGAACCGCGCCTCGAATAGATTCCATAGTCACCTTTCCATACGGCGACGGGCCGCAGGTGCGCTGGAAAGGGACCGGCAGCACAGTAAATTTCGGCGCCGGCGATTGGCGCGACATTGAATCAATAGATATGCTTTTATTCTGGTCAAATCGTTAA
- a CDS encoding T9SS type A sorting domain-containing protein has translation MKVPNKAMALVLCLLFLSGSVWAQTSANYILQVGGPVGGGGSAGSSGYNVTGDVPLSASGGSGSSNYTIVGGILGAAYRGAASFSAMYTGSDEETVNIAARTLKVAYSGGTGAVAGVFYYRLGGDESYSSAGMTAGTGDTMLYILPANSLTIRGLEYYFELTRNSIMVSLRHPIAPYVFITRFDNTVGKRPTAMPNAQYRIIGVPIGFSTRQSVDDVFLDDLGAADKKQWRLANYDNTTGTYLEYPDASIVTPTRGYWLIARGGKKYGAAGFSMRPNTSLPIPGGIGCYEVAVDSGWNLVANPFPFNISWADVRFKDNDVLQDGHPASVLDDFAYWYSGTAYSNVATIPAWDGFFVKINKRNIKILFPYRVSGITLIDKLFAGMPSAGGTAGAWDIQLQLAVGDRLDDCNFAGVRGDASTGPDVYDYSEPPPAPEGPMLAFRLPDGDKGLHRADYRAPFSDGATWDITMLPMPGRVLTPGGLGQIPEGMEAWLVLDNGAKYKLTEGDAIGIPDGVKSGRLLVGTEKYLDEEDSILIPYNYALFQNFPNPFNPSTSIRFALPKSGKVRLEVFNLLGQKVKTLIDGELEAGYHSVLWDGNDSHGKAAATGVYFYKMTAGAFSENRKMLLLK, from the coding sequence ATGAAAGTGCCAAATAAAGCCATGGCGCTGGTGCTCTGCCTGCTCTTTCTTTCCGGCAGTGTATGGGCACAGACTAGCGCCAATTATATATTGCAGGTTGGCGGGCCGGTGGGTGGTGGCGGCAGTGCCGGCAGCAGCGGGTATAATGTAACCGGCGATGTCCCATTAAGTGCCTCGGGCGGCTCCGGTTCGAGTAATTATACGATTGTGGGAGGAATTCTCGGCGCCGCATACCGTGGCGCGGCCTCCTTTTCGGCCATGTACACAGGCAGTGATGAGGAAACCGTTAACATTGCCGCTCGGACTTTGAAAGTAGCTTACAGCGGTGGTACCGGTGCAGTCGCGGGCGTATTTTATTATCGTCTGGGCGGTGATGAGTCTTATTCCAGCGCCGGTATGACAGCAGGTACCGGGGACACCATGCTTTACATCCTGCCGGCCAACTCTCTTACTATCCGCGGTCTGGAGTACTATTTCGAACTGACGCGCAATTCTATTATGGTGTCGCTCCGACATCCAATAGCCCCATATGTCTTTATCACCCGGTTTGATAATACCGTGGGAAAAAGGCCGACCGCTATGCCGAACGCCCAATATCGAATTATCGGGGTTCCGATCGGCTTTTCAACGCGGCAGTCGGTTGATGATGTTTTCCTCGATGATCTCGGCGCCGCCGACAAGAAACAATGGCGGCTGGCCAACTATGACAATACGACCGGGACATATCTGGAGTATCCCGATGCATCTATTGTCACTCCCACCCGGGGATACTGGCTGATTGCCCGGGGCGGTAAGAAATACGGCGCCGCCGGATTCTCTATGCGGCCGAATACGTCTCTTCCTATCCCCGGTGGAATCGGCTGCTACGAAGTGGCGGTAGACTCCGGCTGGAACCTTGTGGCCAATCCTTTTCCATTCAATATCAGTTGGGCAGATGTACGGTTTAAGGATAATGATGTTCTGCAGGATGGCCATCCCGCATCAGTTCTTGATGATTTCGCATACTGGTATTCGGGAACGGCTTATAGTAATGTCGCCACAATTCCGGCATGGGATGGGTTTTTCGTGAAAATCAACAAACGCAACATCAAAATTCTATTCCCATATCGCGTAAGCGGTATTACTCTGATTGACAAACTATTTGCGGGCATGCCATCGGCCGGGGGAACCGCCGGGGCATGGGATATCCAGTTGCAGTTGGCTGTCGGGGATCGTCTGGATGACTGCAATTTTGCCGGAGTAAGAGGTGATGCCTCAACGGGGCCAGACGTATATGATTATTCCGAACCGCCGCCTGCGCCTGAAGGTCCGATGCTTGCCTTCCGCCTCCCGGACGGCGATAAAGGTTTGCACCGTGCTGATTATCGCGCCCCGTTCAGTGACGGCGCGACCTGGGATATTACCATGCTGCCGATGCCGGGGCGTGTCCTGACCCCCGGCGGACTAGGACAGATTCCGGAAGGTATGGAGGCATGGCTGGTTTTGGACAACGGAGCCAAATATAAATTGACCGAGGGTGACGCGATAGGCATCCCCGATGGAGTAAAGTCGGGCCGGTTGCTGGTTGGAACGGAGAAATATCTCGACGAAGAGGACTCTATTTTGATTCCTTATAATTATGCCCTTTTCCAGAATTTCCCCAATCCGTTCAACCCGTCGACAAGTATCAGATTCGCTCTGCCGAAAAGCGGTAAGGTCAGACTGGAGGTTTTTAATCTCCTTGGCCAGAAAGTGAAAACTTTGATTGACGGCGAACTCGAGGCCGGGTATCACAGCGTTTTGTGGGATGGTAACGATAGTCACGGCAAAGCGGCAGCCACCGGCGTATATTTCTATAAGATGACCGCCGGCGCTTTTTCCGAGAATCGCAAGATGCTGCTTCTGAAATAG
- a CDS encoding Nramp family divalent metal transporter: MKPDESPDQEPVLTKDAATVRAATAILDGESKKGFLRRLLPFMGPAFVASVAYMDPGNFATNIQGGARLGYMLLWVIVASNLMAMLIQTLSAKLGIATGLNLAEHCREQFSRPVVLGMWVLAEIVAMATDLAEFLGAALGFQLLFGIPLFWGAILTAIATMIILSLERYGFRPLEAVITTLVGVIAICYLVETILARPDWGAIAYHAVVPQFSGTESILLASGILGATVMPHVIYLHSALTQGRIVTRDPKLLKRLFHFEVVDVVVALGVAGLINAAMLIMAASTFFDAGLSHIASIEEAHLTLSPLVGKASAWVFGISLLASGLSSTTVGTMSGQVIMKGFLRRQISVWIRRLVTMVPPLVVIAIGLDPTLTLVVSQVVLSFAIPFALVPLLLFTSRKEIMGGLVNYKITTILTAAVAGLIICLNLFLIYQTFLGG; the protein is encoded by the coding sequence ATGAAGCCGGATGAGTCTCCCGATCAGGAGCCGGTTTTGACAAAAGATGCCGCCACCGTGCGCGCCGCCACGGCGATTCTCGACGGCGAATCCAAAAAAGGATTCTTGCGCCGTCTTCTCCCCTTCATGGGCCCGGCTTTTGTTGCCAGTGTGGCCTATATGGACCCGGGGAATTTCGCCACCAATATTCAGGGCGGCGCCAGACTCGGATACATGCTTCTCTGGGTGATTGTGGCCAGCAATCTGATGGCAATGCTCATTCAGACCCTTTCGGCCAAACTCGGTATTGCCACCGGGCTGAATCTGGCCGAGCACTGCCGCGAGCAGTTTTCCCGTCCGGTCGTCCTGGGGATGTGGGTTCTGGCCGAGATTGTTGCCATGGCGACCGACCTGGCGGAGTTTCTGGGGGCGGCCCTTGGTTTCCAGCTTCTTTTTGGCATTCCCCTTTTCTGGGGGGCCATTCTTACGGCCATAGCCACGATGATAATTCTGAGTCTGGAGCGATACGGGTTTCGGCCGCTGGAAGCGGTCATCACCACTCTCGTGGGAGTTATTGCAATCTGTTATCTGGTTGAGACTATTCTGGCCCGTCCCGATTGGGGCGCTATCGCCTATCATGCGGTTGTTCCGCAATTCAGCGGGACAGAGAGCATTCTGCTGGCTTCCGGGATTCTCGGCGCAACGGTCATGCCGCATGTCATCTATTTGCATTCAGCGCTGACTCAGGGGCGAATTGTCACGCGCGATCCGAAACTTCTGAAGCGTCTGTTTCATTTTGAGGTTGTTGATGTCGTGGTTGCACTGGGCGTGGCCGGACTTATCAATGCCGCCATGCTCATTATGGCTGCCTCGACTTTCTTCGATGCCGGATTGAGCCATATTGCCAGTATTGAGGAAGCGCACCTGACCCTGAGCCCCCTTGTCGGGAAAGCCTCGGCATGGGTTTTCGGAATTTCACTTCTCGCCTCGGGATTATCCTCTACGACCGTGGGTACCATGTCCGGGCAGGTGATTATGAAGGGATTTCTCCGCCGTCAGATATCGGTCTGGATTCGCCGCCTGGTGACGATGGTTCCTCCTCTGGTTGTAATAGCCATTGGTCTGGATCCGACACTCACTCTTGTTGTCAGCCAGGTTGTACTTAGTTTTGCCATACCGTTTGCTTTGGTGCCGCTCCTGTTATTTACTTCGCGCAAGGAGATAATGGGGGGCTTGGTAAACTACAAGATTACTACGATTTTGACGGCGGCGGTGGCGGGCTTGATTATTTGTCTTAACCTCTTTCTAATATATCAGACCTTTTTAGGAGGTTGA
- a CDS encoding universal stress protein yields the protein MATNENKSYPEANNKSIKYLVPLDGSGMAESVIPVVESLAKSCGATVILLHVIEKKAPATVHGERHLTEEAEADRYLNSISAIFRFSGVAVENHVHANKEGDVAASIVQHAEEMNPDLVIMCTHGRGGLKGFLFGSIAQQALQKGTWPILLVPPSADGKRAAFKPARILVPLDGTHRHEPALAQAFPIANAYKAEMHLVMVIPTAARLSGEGSVPGKFMPRTMKVVLDLAEQGANDYLRQIAGECQSEGVNIVTSVLRGDAVPKVLDHAVEIAADLIVMASHGKSGLNAFLSGSTAARIAGKAARPLLLVRTSDTEKS from the coding sequence ATGGCCACGAACGAAAACAAATCATATCCGGAAGCGAACAACAAGAGCATTAAATATTTGGTGCCGCTGGACGGCTCCGGTATGGCCGAATCGGTCATTCCGGTAGTGGAATCACTGGCCAAATCATGCGGAGCCACAGTCATACTGCTGCATGTGATCGAAAAGAAGGCGCCGGCGACAGTCCACGGTGAAAGACATCTCACGGAAGAGGCGGAAGCGGATCGATATCTGAATAGCATAAGTGCAATTTTCCGTTTTTCGGGGGTGGCCGTGGAGAATCATGTTCATGCCAATAAAGAGGGTGATGTCGCCGCCAGCATCGTGCAACATGCCGAAGAGATGAATCCCGACCTGGTGATCATGTGCACTCATGGTCGGGGCGGCCTGAAAGGATTCCTTTTCGGCAGTATCGCCCAGCAGGCGCTGCAAAAGGGAACCTGGCCGATACTTTTGGTTCCTCCGTCCGCGGATGGCAAGAGAGCCGCATTCAAGCCGGCCCGGATTCTGGTTCCTCTTGATGGAACACATCGTCACGAACCGGCACTGGCGCAGGCTTTCCCAATTGCAAACGCCTACAAGGCGGAGATGCACCTGGTGATGGTTATCCCGACTGCGGCCAGGCTTTCGGGCGAGGGGAGCGTGCCGGGAAAATTCATGCCCCGGACCATGAAGGTTGTCCTTGATCTGGCCGAGCAGGGTGCGAATGATTATTTGCGGCAGATAGCGGGCGAGTGCCAAAGTGAAGGAGTAAATATCGTAACCAGTGTCCTTCGCGGAGATGCTGTCCCCAAAGTACTTGATCACGCCGTTGAAATCGCCGCCGATCTGATTGTCATGGCCAGTCATGGAAAATCCGGTCTGAATGCCTTCCTGTCCGGAAGCACGGCTGCCCGTATTGCGGGAAAAGCGGCTCGTCCTCTGCTTCTGGTGCGAACCAGTGATACAGAAAAATCCTGA